The Chryseolinea soli nucleotide sequence TATACTGCGGACCCCACTGTTCATTGCCCACCCCAATGTATTTCAGGTGGAACGGCGCTTCGTGCCCCATGGTCTTGCGCAGTTTTCCCCACGGCGAATCGGGGCTTCCATTGGCAAACTCGATCAGGTCGAGAGCATCTTGCACATAGGTATCCAGTTGGTTGATGGGCACGACTTCGGCGGAGTTGAATTGGCACGCCATGCCGCAGTTGAGAATGGGCAAAGGTTCGGCACCCACATCTTCGGCCAATTGAAAATATTCAAAGAAGCCGAGGCCGAACGTTTGAAAGTAGTCGGGCGCAGGACGGTGCGTGAATTCTGTATTCCAGCGGTTCACGATCATTTCGCGTTGCTCGATATCGCCTACCGTCTTTTTCCATTGGTAGCGCGTGGTCAGCTCGCGGCCTTCCACGATGCAGCCGCCGGGGAATCGGATGAAGCCGGGCTTCATGTCGGCCAGCAACTGCACAAGGTCTTTGCGCAAACCACCCGGGCGATTTTTCCAGGTGTCGGTTGGAAACAAGGAGACCATGTCGATGTCGACGACGCCTTTGCCTTCGAACCAGATGTTCAGCAGCGCTTTGGGTTCTGTTTCAGAAGCCACGATCGTTGCTGTGTATTTCTTCCATTCGCCACCGGCTGGGCTAATACTGGTCGTCCCCAAAATTTTGCCACTGGCATCCACGAGTTCCACCCGCAACGCGGGGCTTCCCTGCTGTTGACGGGCCTGCACCGAAAATGTGTAGGTCGCACCTTTCTTTATGCCCATGCCGCGAAAGCCTTCGTTGGTGAGGCCATAGCCTTTGTCGGCCAGAACGTTTACGCGGGCGATCCGCGGGTTGGTGTCGCCGCCTTCATGCAGGATGAGCACGCTCCCGGCGTTGGTGGCAATGGCGAACTTGTTGCTATTTTGCTCCTTCCATCCCATCAGCGGCTGGGCGAATTCAAACGAGCGGTTCTTCACCAGTTCGGCATAGAGTCCGCCATCGGCCGCAAAATTGATGTCTTCGAAAAATATTCCCCACATGGTGGGCTCAATTTTCGAGAGTGGTTGATCGACTTTTACATTCAGTACCGTCTGTGCTTGCAGGGATAAAAATGAAAAGCCTGATAAAAACAGAAATGCCGATAGCCGGAGGAGCGCCTGGGATCGTCTCATATCATTTTTTTTTAGCGTATGAATCTTTTGAATACGATCTCGAATTTAAAAATACATTTGATAAAATGTATCATTTACACTTATTTATTTACAAATGTTCAGGATAGGGTGTCAATGGAGCGTGTTGGCTCGGAACTCATGTTGAATCGCCTCACCTTCGCTAAAGCTTCGGCGAGCAAAGAAAAGGCCCTCCTACGCTAAAGCTTCGGCGGGCAAGCAAAAGTTTCTTTCTGCGTTGACTTTGCTTGCCCGCCGAGATTTAGCATAGGAAGGTGAAAATTGAAGAATAGAACATGGACATTCGGGTGATCGCCTCGCCGTCACCGGTATCAACATCCATAAGAAAGAGTTGGAAACTTCAGCCGGGCTAGATCACGGCTTGTTGCTCGGCATACACTTCATCGCGAAGTGCTTTGTAGTGATTTTCGAAGGCGATCACTTTCTTCAACACGGCTTTGAATTGAATTTCTTTTTGAAGCAATGCGTGGATATGGGCCAGGAAAGTATTCAACGTGTCAAGTTGTGCGGCTTCAAGATCGATCTCGAAAGATCTTTCATCGCGGTTAAACACAAACTTCAGCTCCTTGGAGCGGTTGAATTCTATCAACCCCTTGATCAAAATAAAGTGGGCGGCAAACGCTTCTTTCACCTGAAAGGCCAGGCTCACCCGGTCGTTGTACCCAAAGGCGGTCGAGGGAATATAAAAACCATTCTCTTCGAAAACGAAATTCAGGTTTGTTGAAACGGCTTCAACACGTTTAGCAGGAGCAAAAGAAACTTCTGCTGTGGAGATATACAAAGATTGTTCGGATGACAATACCGATGCGGTCTGTGACATGGTCGTAAGATTTTTTTGTTGTTGTGAATCGATTGAATAAAGCGGAGGTGGACTGGCCGTCAACAACAGCAACAACACGTTTGTGAGAGGAAGGAGAGATTTTGAATGTTTTTCATGGCTTTTGTACTTATTTATATTCCCTAATCATTTAGGCAGAATTTAGCACCTTTTCCCCGGTGATGAGGCGAGGTTGCAATAGGTTCAACGAGTCTGCTCTCTCCCCTATTCTTTATAAATATGAAACAAATGTAGGCTATAAATCTATTAAGTCAATAGAGTTTGTGGAATTATTTAAAAATTATTTTTCCGCGTCCCAAAAGGGCTATTTATCAGTATGTTACAAAAACGAACGCGCTTTAAAAACCTGGAAAGCAGTCGACTTTTTTGTTGGGCTTACGATTTTGAGGGCTTCGCTTCCTTCGCGGTCTTTGGCTTTTTCTTGATGGGGAACTCAAATCCAAAACGCACATTCAGCACATCGGCATAGGGACTTTTGTGATGGGGATCGAAAAGGCGCACCATGATCAAGGCTGTGCCCTTCACATTTTTGATGAAGCGATATTCCTTCTTCATCCCCGTGAACACACCCCACACCCACTCGCGGCTGCCCGCATCGGGAATGGCAACGCGTGTCAGGGGCGGCACAAAGGTGTTCATGGTCTCCACTTCGAGGCGGGGAGAAAATCCTTTCCAGAGTTTGAACTCGCCATAGACGCGCGGACCATATACGCGGGCGGAGTGATCGAAGTAATTTCGTTTGGTGTTGTAGGCAACCCGTTGGTTCCACCCCGCGCCGGCCGTGATACGACCGGTGAAGCGGTAGCCTGCATACGGATTGAAATCTACCATCAAGTCCTCACCCTTCTTTTGCATTTGCATGGCAATGCCGGGGAGCACGCGCTCATACCAGGGTTTGCCACGCATTTCGTTCGGGCGCTTTTTGGGAATGTCGCTGAGGCTGTTCAGGCTGCCGTATTTCTGTTTGTATTTGGACACCATATCCATGGCCTCCTGGAGTTGCTTCTCCTTGCCGGCGAAATGGTTCACGGCTACCTGTTTCACTTTGGTAACGGCCTCTTCTTTCATGGCGTCGGGGTCGCCGGCCTTGCCTGCCATATCTTTGTATTGGTCGAGTGCCTTCGTTTGTCCTTCGAGATCTTTTATACCCGACAGCTCTGCGGCCTTTGTCTCGGCGGTCTTCGACAATTCCGCGGTGTTGCTCAAGTCGCCGCCGGCCACAGCCTTTACTTCCTTCAATTGGGTAGCATACTCACCGGCCTGGCCAGTCACCTTCGACACTTCACCCATTTGGCTCGTCACGTTCTGCAACTCGCCCACTTTGGCGGCGTCTTGGATGCTTCCCAGTCCTCCGGTTTGAGGAAGGTCCACGCCGCTGATCTTGTTCAGTCCATCGATCTTGCCCAGCGAGGTGCCCCCCACAGCAGGCAGGCCAAGTTCAGAACCAGGAATTTGAAAACCATCTACCTTCCCGGTCACCGCCGACACTTTGCCTTTCAGTTCGGGTGGGAGATCGAGTTGCTTGAGCTTGCCGGTGGTCTTTCCTTTTAAGGCATTCAATTTTTCGTTGAAGCCGGCTACGGTCTTTTCGCGCAGTTGGTTTACGCTATCCAGCGCATGGGTTACTTTGCCCGTGGGGAGATTCAGTGTGGTGAGACTATCCAGCCGGTGTTGCAATTTGTTCTGTACAGAATCCAGCTTGCTGATGGGGCGTTGATAAATGCCTTTCAAACTGTCGGCACCGTGATAGAATGACGATTGTATGGAATCTACTTTATGATGGGATTTTTGAAGCAGTGTGTCTTTGGGAAGAAACTCCCGGAGGCTGTCGGTGGAGGGAATGCGGTTTAGCAAACTGTCTACGGACGCTTGCTGTCCATACCCAACCGTTAGTCCCAGGCAGGTAAAGATTAAAATAATGCACAACCTCATCGGAAATAAAATAATTCGAAAAATCAGGAATTTTAGGGAGGATTCCTAAGTGAAAATGGGGTGAAATCATACTTGTATTCGCGACCGTTAGAAAACTGTTTAAACAGGGTTTTCACTTTGGTTGTCGCTGGAAAATGAATGGAAATGGCTGCCCTTTATTGATATGGCTCGAAGGAATGCTTGTTGGTGGGACACCAACAAGCGGGTGTTACCCCTTCTTTTGGGAGAACACCAAAATGATGGGACTGCGGGCCGGCTAGGGCATTTTGATCATGGGAAATAGGCGGCGTATTTCTTCGGGGGTTGGTTGGGTGCCGTATTCGCATATTTCGAATGATTCGGCGTGTTGGGCGGCTTGGGCTTTTTCTTTTCCGTAGCCGGTCTCCAGGGTTTTGCGCGCTTCGGGGGTTATTTTCCGGGTGTAGCGTGTGGCCAGCCATTTGATTCGTCCGGGCCCTTCGGCGGGTACTTCGGTGGCGTAGTTGCCAATCCAGGGAAGCCATTCGTATACCTGGGATCTATGGGCATCGAGGGCGTTTACTTTTTTGTCGAACACCGCGGTGATGTCCACAGAGATGTCGGGGCGGAAGGGATTGGGGCGTTGGAAGTAATCTTCAAAATAGAGGAACACGGGGTTCTTGCGCAGCGCCGGTACATCAGAGGCTACGTTGGGCACGCCTACCATGAAAGCGGCGTCTTGCACCAACACACCCGTGTAGCGATGGTCGGGGTGATAGTCGTTCGGACGGGGACTGATCACTACATCAGCGTTCCACTCGCGGATCTCGCGGATGATCTCTAGTCGCACGTTCAGCGTGGGCAACAGCTCGCCGTCGTGGTTGGGCAGTATGTGATAGGCCGCGATCCCCAATCGACGGGCCGACTCTTGTGCTTCTTCGTAGCGGCGTTTCGCCAGCGGGCCGCCACCGGTCGTTTGATGACCAGCATCGCCGTTGGTCACGGCCACAAATTTCACGGCATAACCCATCGCAGCAAAGAGCGCTGCGGTGCCACCACCCTTGATATCACAATCGTCGGGGTGCGCACCAATCATGACGATTCTTATAGGTTGCGGGGTCTGTGCGAAACCGGTGATGGTGATCAGTAGGAACACCGGTACGATGAGGAAGTTAAGTCTGTGACGTTTCATACGGAAGGGGGTTATCAATACCTGTTCGTAAGTAATGTTACAAAAGAATTGCCTCGTATCCTTCGGTGCTGTGCCTTATTTTATGTTCGGTCTGGAAAACCTTCGAACGCACTTTTTACCACACGGCCTATCCAGGCATAAGGTTGTTCCGCGCCCTGTGCGAAAGATACCCGTCGCGACGTTGTGGTTGACAGAACGGATGTGTACCTGCTAATTCGCTATCTTTACTTAACAGGTCATTGCACCTGAAAAGAGGAATATTTTTCAGACCAATCCGAACCTCCATGATCCGATTTTACATCACCCTGGCGTATCGCAATCTGCGCAAGCATATGGGATACTCATTCATTACGATTTTTGGGTTTGCCCTGGGTATTGCCGGATGTCTCATGATCTGGAAATACGTTGCGTTCGAGCTCAGCTATGACCGGTTCCACAAACATGCCGACAACATCTACCGGACGACGTTCACAGAATATGGAAAAAATCAAAAAGACGATTGGTTTGCAACATTCGGTTATGGATTGGGGCCCGCTCTCCTGAACGAAATACCGGAGGTAGAAAATTATGTGCGCATCCATCCGCTGTATGGAAGCGCTGCGTTGATCAACTTTAAAACTCCGTCGGGTGAGTCGGCGCTCTTCCAGGAGAAGAGCGCCTATTTTGTGGACTCTTCCTTTCTGGACGTATTCACCTATGACGTGCTGCTGGGCGACGCATCCCACGCGCTGGACAACCCCTCTTCCATGGTGATTACCGAATCTCTCGCCGCGCGTTATTTTGGCAAACAAACAAACCCCGTTGGGCAAACGGTGCATGTTCGCATGAAAGATTGGGGTGACGGCGATTTTGTCGTGACCGCTGTCATAAAAGACGTGCCCCAAAATTCGCAACTGCAGTTCAACATGCTGCTTTCCATGCATAACCTATTGCAAATAGAATACTACAGAGACCCCAGCGCCGCATGGACTGCTACGGATTTCGTTACGTATGTAAAATTGACAGACAACACGGATGTGAAATCCCTGGAAGCCAAAACAAAACGCTTCATGGACAAGCATACGGGCACAGAACCGCTGGGCGTGACACTCTCCTACCAGCCGCTTGTCGATGTGAATTTTTCACCCGACCTGAATCAAGCCCATGGCCACTTGAACACGCTCTATTTTTTTCTGCTGATATCACTCTTCATTCTTTTCATTGCCTGGATCAACTACGTCAATCTCTCCACGGCCCGCGCCACCGAAAGAGCGAAGGAAGTAGGCATCAAAAAAGCCATGGGTGTGTTAAAAAGTCAACTGGTCACCCAGTTCATGTTCGAATCCTTGCTCATCAATTTCATCAGCGTCGCACTGGCGCTAGGTTTGGCGGTGCTCCTGCTACCCGTGTTGAGCACGATCGTGGGCAAGGACATTTCGTTCGATTTCACTCGCCCGTCGCTGTGGGTCATGCTTTTTGGATTGTTCTTCTTTGGGTCTTTTATCTCTGGCGTCTATCCCGCGTTTATGCTGTCGTCGTTTAGGATCACGGACGTGCTAAAGGGTAAAACAACAAAACCCGGACGAAGCTTGTCCTTGCGTCAGGCCCTGGTCGTCTTTCAATTTACGGCCTCGCTTCTTTTGATCGCCGGAACCTTTATCATCTACCGCCAGATGAACTTCATGTTAACACGCGACAAGGGATTGAACATGGATCAGATGTTGATCGTGAACGGGCCTCAGATCTGTTGCGACGAAGCAAGCGATCAGCGAATGCTCTCCTTTAAAAATGAACTGCTGAAAATTGCCGCTATAAAAAGCGTCACCTCTTCCGGGGCCGTACCGGGAGGAGGATTTAGCTTTACCACGGGCATGGTTGTCGTGGGAAAGGAACACGAAAAAGAAGTTCGTGAGGCGATCCATGTGATTTGGGTCGACACTGACTTTATCCAGACCTATGGCATGCAAGTGATCGCCGGTAGACCCTGGAATCCCGATGCCGTTTCCGATCTGAGCGCTGTGTTTATAAACGAAGCTGTCCTCGATCGTTTCGGATTGGGCACTGCCGAACAAGCCCTTCACGAAAAGCTGGTCCTTGGAGACGGTCCTCCATTTTCCATTCAGGGTGTTATCAAAAATTTTCATTGGAATTCGCTCAAAACCGGATACGTGCCCATCCTCTTCCGGCCCCAGCAAGCCAACTACAATTTGTTCTCCATACAACTGCATGCAAACCCACACGAGGCCATCGCGCAAGTGCAAAGCATTTATCAGGATTACTTCCCTGGAAATCCGTTTGAATATTATTTTCTAGACGATTTTTTCAACCAACAATACAAGGACGAAAAGCAGTTTGAAAGTATCTTCATCTTGTTTTCAATACTCGCCGTGAGCATAGCTTGTCTGGGCTTGTGGGGGCTGGCGTCGTTTACCATGGCACAACGGTCGAAAGAGATCAGCATCCGAAAAGTATTGGGGGCCACCGTCGCCAGCATTCTGTCATTGCTGTCCGGTCAGTTTGTCAAGCTCCTTTTCATCGCCAGTTTGATCGCGCTACCCATCGTCTGGTACGGAGCCACTGAATGGATCGATCATTTCGCGTTCAAGATCGGTTTGACGTTTGATTTGTTCTTTGTACCCTTCCTGGTTTTATCAATCGTTGCCCTTGGCACGGTGAGCTTTCAAATCGTGCGCGGAGCAAATACCAATCCGGCGAATGTGCTCCGGTCAGAATAGACAAGGATTTTATTGCCATCCTTTTCAAGAAAATATTCAATCGGCTATAAGAGTAAAGTAAAGCATTCACGAGTCAAACATTCACCACATGACCACTAAAAGCTATCACTTAAAAATTGGATTGTTCGGAATAGGCCTGCAAGCCTACTGGGAACAATTTGAAGGCCTGCAGCA carries:
- a CDS encoding alpha-L-arabinofuranosidase C-terminal domain-containing protein, whose translation is MRRSQALLRLSAFLFLSGFSFLSLQAQTVLNVKVDQPLSKIEPTMWGIFFEDINFAADGGLYAELVKNRSFEFAQPLMGWKEQNSNKFAIATNAGSVLILHEGGDTNPRIARVNVLADKGYGLTNEGFRGMGIKKGATYTFSVQARQQQGSPALRVELVDASGKILGTTSISPAGGEWKKYTATIVASETEPKALLNIWFEGKGVVDIDMVSLFPTDTWKNRPGGLRKDLVQLLADMKPGFIRFPGGCIVEGRELTTRYQWKKTVGDIEQREMIVNRWNTEFTHRPAPDYFQTFGLGFFEYFQLAEDVGAEPLPILNCGMACQFNSAEVVPINQLDTYVQDALDLIEFANGSPDSPWGKLRKTMGHEAPFHLKYIGVGNEQWGPQYIERYAVFSAIIKAKYPDIQIVSAAGPAPSGELFDYASKELRDLKADLVDEHYYSSPEWFLKNANRYDAYDRKGPKIFAGEYAAQSVATVSPKNENNWRCALSEAAFMTGLERNADLVHMASYAPLFAHVEAWQWTPDLIWFDNLNAYGTPNYYVQKLFSTNKGTHVLPVTAQGETVAGKNGLYASAATDVNAKTILVKLVNAGDEPQTVTLQLSGVRKISQAGTLTVLKGNPDEVNNLEHPTQIHPEEQPLKWKGKDVKTVLPPRSFSVLKIPTL
- a CDS encoding PIG-L deacetylase family protein, encoding MKRHRLNFLIVPVFLLITITGFAQTPQPIRIVMIGAHPDDCDIKGGGTAALFAAMGYAVKFVAVTNGDAGHQTTGGGPLAKRRYEEAQESARRLGIAAYHILPNHDGELLPTLNVRLEIIREIREWNADVVISPRPNDYHPDHRYTGVLVQDAAFMVGVPNVASDVPALRKNPVFLYFEDYFQRPNPFRPDISVDITAVFDKKVNALDAHRSQVYEWLPWIGNYATEVPAEGPGRIKWLATRYTRKITPEARKTLETGYGKEKAQAAQHAESFEICEYGTQPTPEEIRRLFPMIKMP
- a CDS encoding ABC transporter permease; this translates as MIRFYITLAYRNLRKHMGYSFITIFGFALGIAGCLMIWKYVAFELSYDRFHKHADNIYRTTFTEYGKNQKDDWFATFGYGLGPALLNEIPEVENYVRIHPLYGSAALINFKTPSGESALFQEKSAYFVDSSFLDVFTYDVLLGDASHALDNPSSMVITESLAARYFGKQTNPVGQTVHVRMKDWGDGDFVVTAVIKDVPQNSQLQFNMLLSMHNLLQIEYYRDPSAAWTATDFVTYVKLTDNTDVKSLEAKTKRFMDKHTGTEPLGVTLSYQPLVDVNFSPDLNQAHGHLNTLYFFLLISLFILFIAWINYVNLSTARATERAKEVGIKKAMGVLKSQLVTQFMFESLLINFISVALALGLAVLLLPVLSTIVGKDISFDFTRPSLWVMLFGLFFFGSFISGVYPAFMLSSFRITDVLKGKTTKPGRSLSLRQALVVFQFTASLLLIAGTFIIYRQMNFMLTRDKGLNMDQMLIVNGPQICCDEASDQRMLSFKNELLKIAAIKSVTSSGAVPGGGFSFTTGMVVVGKEHEKEVREAIHVIWVDTDFIQTYGMQVIAGRPWNPDAVSDLSAVFINEAVLDRFGLGTAEQALHEKLVLGDGPPFSIQGVIKNFHWNSLKTGYVPILFRPQQANYNLFSIQLHANPHEAIAQVQSIYQDYFPGNPFEYYFLDDFFNQQYKDEKQFESIFILFSILAVSIACLGLWGLASFTMAQRSKEISIRKVLGATVASILSLLSGQFVKLLFIASLIALPIVWYGATEWIDHFAFKIGLTFDLFFVPFLVLSIVALGTVSFQIVRGANTNPANVLRSE